A genome region from Prionailurus bengalensis isolate Pbe53 chromosome B4, Fcat_Pben_1.1_paternal_pri, whole genome shotgun sequence includes the following:
- the SMCO3 gene encoding single-pass membrane and coiled-coil domain-containing protein 3, with the protein MAHSDFLYPDNPRRRQEVNRLHQQLLDCLSDSFNATNKLIGVLNTHLRCSLASIEMKRDGTIKENCDIIIQAMMEIQKELQKVDEALKDKLEPTLYRKLQDIKERETEKIAIVQKVISVILGEATSAASAVAVKLVGSNVTTGIINKLVTVLAQIGASLLGSIGVAVLGLGIDMIFRAILGAVEKTQLQAAIKSYEKHLVEFKSASEKYHHAITEVTNIVKHQMK; encoded by the coding sequence ATGGCTCACAGTGACTTCCTCTACCCAGATAACCCAAGGAGAAGGCAAGAAGTCAACCGTCTTCACCAGCAGCTTCTTGACTGCTTATCTGATAGCTTCAACGCCACCAATAAGCTCATTGGGGTTTTAAACACGCACTTGCGGTGCAGCCTGGCCTCCATTGAGATGAAAAGAGATGGGACCATCAAGGAAAACTGTGATATCATCATCCAAGCCATGATGGAAATCCAAAAAGAATTGCAAAAGGTTGATGAAGCACTGAAAGATAAACTAGAGCCAACCCTTTACAGAAAACTTCAGGAtattaaagaaagggaaacagagaaaatTGCAATAGTACAAAAGGTCATTTCAGTCATCCTGGGAGAAGCTACTTCTGCAGCCAGTGCAGTGGCTGTCAAACTTGTGGGCTCAAATGTCACAACTGGCATAATTAACAAGTTGGTCACCGTGTTAGCTCAAATTGGCGCTTCTCTCCTTGGTAGTATAGGGGTTGCTGTTCTTGGCCTTGGCATAGATATGATTTTCCGTGCTATCCTGGGAGCAGTGGAGAAAACACAGCTTCAAGCAGCCATTAAAAGTTATGAGAAGCATCTGGTGGAATTCAAGTCAGCTTCAGAAAAATATCATCATGCCATTACCGAAGTCACCAACATAGTGAAACACCAAATGAAATAA